In Ovis aries strain OAR_USU_Benz2616 breed Rambouillet chromosome 8, ARS-UI_Ramb_v3.0, whole genome shotgun sequence, a single window of DNA contains:
- the C8H6orf120 gene encoding UPF0669 protein C6orf120 homolog, with product MAAPWTGALLLLLAAQAVSSAQASDEEEVPEGWVLLHVVQGQVGAGNYSYLRLNHEGRIVLRMRSLRGDADLYVSDSTLHPSFDEYELQSATCGADAVSIPAHFRRPVGIGVYGHPSHLESAFEMRVYYDATLEPHPFGEAAYSDGADASRRHAYAPEDASQEEESVLWTILISILKLVLEILF from the coding sequence ATGGCCGCCCCGTGGACGGGCgcgcttctgctgctgctggcgGCGCAGGCCGTCTCCTCGGCGCAGGCCTCGGACGAGGAGGAGGTGCCCGAGGGCTGGGTGCTCCTGCACGTCGTGCAGGGTCAGGTGGGAGCCGGGAACTACAGCTACCTGAGGCTCAACCACGAGGGGAGGATCGTCCTCAGGATGCGCAGCCTGCGGGGCGACGCGGACCTGTACGTGTCCGACAGCACGCTGCACCCCAGCTTCGACGAGTACGAGCTGCAGTCGGCCACGTGCGGCGCCGACGCCGTCTCCATCCCCGCGCACTTCCGGCGCCCCGTGGGCATCGGCGTCTACGGGCACCCGTCCCACCTGGAGAGCGCGTTCGAGATGAGGGTCTACTACGACGCGACGCTCGAGCCGCATCCGTTCGGTGAGGCCGCCTATTCGGACGGCGCTGATGCGAGTCGCAGGCACGCCTATGCCCCGGAAGACGCGTCTCAAGAAGAGGAGTCTGTGCTTTGGACGATATTGATTAGTATTCTGAAGTTGGTACTTGAGATTCTTTTTTGA